The nucleotide window CTTATCCTCACACCATCGAACGATACGACGCCGCTCCATGCATGCAGTCACCCCCTTACAAGCCCAATTACGAGCAATCATGAGGGGGGTGTAAGCTGGAGGCGCTCGGGATGTCTAGAGCGGCGGGGCACAGAGGGACCCATGGCTTGGAGGGCATGGCTATGTCCGTGTTGGTCTGCGGCTCAAGAGGCGTGAGGCAACCGAGCCCACCCATCTACTTTTCCTAGAGCAATACGTAGCGCCCTGTTTGGCAAGTGAGGTGATTGGACTTGACTTGACACGCCTCATGGATCGGTGTTGAATCCTGTAAGGCGGCCGGATGCCTGTTGCCAGCCTGCTCAGTCACTCTCTGCCTCCAAGGTCGTACAGAATCCAATAATGCCTCCCCAACCCCAGAGCCGGCCTTGATAAGGAGCACCACCCCCCGCGGGCTAAAAAAGCAATCGACACCCCTCAAAAAGCCACTGCCTCCCCATAGCCTGCTTGAAGGAGGTATAGgcttttctctttctcgcAAAGAACTCGGTTCAGGCAGCCTAGTCCTTGACACGGTGAACATTCAGTCCCTTACCGACCTGGAGAACGAAACCGAACTCAGGCTGCTTCGACTTTTCGCGTTTACCAACAGCCAACATGGCTGAACCTTCTCGAGGAATCATGTCGAGGTTTTCTTGGGATAGAGAAGCTCGACCCATGGAAGACCCATCCTTTCAGCGGGCCCCAAGCTTTCCTGCGCCTCCTCGTGGCTGGGTCCAAGTGACCGTGTCAGCGTATAATCTGAAGTGGTCTCGGCTGCGTCAGTGGCTGATCAACAACTTCAAAAAGGAAAAGGCACAATTCAACGAGCGCCAGGTTCGTTGGAGCAATCACGTATTACGCATTGTTTTCATCGTTCAAGGCTGACATTCAGCTGCTTTAGGCGTTGTATGACGACGTTTTCTTGTTTTATGCACCCAGGCAGCTCGTGGATGTAAGGCAATCATCCGTCGCAAAATGGACCTTCGCTAACATGGACAAGAACGAGCTGTCGGCCATTGACGACTTGCGCGAAATCAACAGAGCCGACCAGAGGAGCCATTCTGCTCATCGGGATAGGACGCCTGACCCCCCTGCTTCTTCAACTGCACCCAGCATTCCCTATTGAGGCTGGGCCGAAGCAAGGCGTAAAGGTGTTTGGCGTAGGACTTGTGCTCGTCGGTGTTTCACGCGGGTTAATCTGTTGGGTAGTCTGAGAGATGGGTCAAAAGGGCACTGTATGAGAAACAGCCCACTCGATGGTACTAAATGCAAATGAGAATGgtgaaggaaaagaaaaccgGGAATGTTGCTATCCGTCCATACCGAAAAGAGGCGTAGCTCAGCGAACTGCAAGCCACGTTCTCTCGGGCGCGTAGCTTGTGGTTACACAGCATAAAAAACATGCGCATCAAGGGACCTCTTTATTGGTTCGTCAGATGACAGCTGAAGTGCGCCATCTAGTTCTCCGCCACTCATGAGTGCAAGGTCATGCGCAGCAGGCTGACACAAGGCTTTTAAGCTCTCATCTCACTAAAATGTACAAACTCAACTTCTGTTGAACAGGATATGAGGATATAGTCTTTAGAAGATATCGTTTTTCGTTAGGAGTTATCTCCATGGACTCAGAGACCGGCGTCTCAAATAAGGAGTACACAGTCTTGTTCTTTCCGTCACTTACAGCTGCGAGATTCCAAAGACCATCCATGATGGCTTCAGTTTCGGATCTAAGAACGTTGTATCCGTCATTCGACCAAAATCCAACGCAGTACTTGGCAACCACCTCTCATGGAAGATCTGCCCGCGATAGGCTGGTGAAGTGTATGGGAGATCTTTTCGTcgcagacagagagaaacACAATATTCCAGTTAGGGATATCTCGGCGGCAGGGAAAGTTGACAAATACAACATCCCCAATGACGACAAATTAAAGAAAACCCTCGGTGGCGTCCCAACAAGCGGAACGAGTAATATCTCAACAGAAGACATCACTTCTCCTTTCAACCCAGACGCAAAATGTCGATTTGTGTGAGTTTTCAAGCATTCCACTGTTCGATTAGCCCATGTATTCCTACAGGCAAATCAGGTACAGCAATGAGCTGACTTGAACAAGACATTTGTGCGCGGAAACCACCGTCGGGCGCCTGGAACTGAATATAAGGATGCTGCTCCGCCTGGTGACTTTCTACCAAGTCATGCCGCAGTTCCTGGATTTTCTTCACGTATACGCCTCACGTCATAGCAGGGATAGGGAACTCCGCTTCAGCGGCTTCAGGACAGACAAAACTCTGACGGATCCTGTCGATGGAGCCATGATCCCTGAACTCGGAAGGAGCGGCAGGAGGTATCAGCTCTGCTTCAACCTCAAGACCGTATCTCCCAAAGACGGAGGAGACTGGAAGATTCGACAGGCTGTCTTCCATCACCAGTTCGATCTGGGGCAGGGCACTCAACTTTGGATCATCGGGGACCCTCACGCCACGCTCAAGAAACGCATTGTAGATCTCTTTCCAGAATGGAATCTCTATCCAACGAGCTTCAGCACCGTCCAGCAGGGGTTCGCCACATCCCTCGAAGTGAATTTGGATTTTGCGCAGTGGGCGACGTCGGAATGGAGATGGCACATTTTGTTTCTCGAGGAGAGAGCAGAAGAGCTGGTACGACTCTCACTCCCAGACCCAAGTTTCTTCCGTTCGATACGTTCTCGGCTAATCAGTGTTGAGCTCAAAAGACCAAGCCTGCTCGTATCAGAGAAAAGGTGCATatcgagaagctggagccAGAGTCCCTGAGTGATGTTCAGAAGTGGGAAGAAAAAACAAATGATACAATCATGGCCATGGAATCCAACGTGAACATCATGCGGCTCCAACAGAAGTTTTACCAGGACCTAGTCAAGGACGATAACTTCCCTCAACGAGAGCAGGAGAAGTGCCGGAAAAATGTGGAATGCTACGTATCACACCTGGAGGAGCTTATTTGCGAGACTCAAATGCAGATAACGAGAGCCAACATCCTGGTCAAGACGGTCGGAGACAGGAAGACGATCGTAAGTGTAGTTACCAAACCTCTACACAACAGATATCATACTAACACTCCGCTTCTAAGCTCATTCAGCACCTTCAGACGCAGAATGCCATCATAGCTTCCAAGCTCACAGCCACAATGTACGAACAAGCCGACCGCAGTGCTGTGGAGACCATCGCAGTTAGGATCGTGACCATTGTTACTTTGATCTATTTGCCTGCAACTTTCTCTAGCGTATGGTTCACAATTATTCCCGCGACTGCTGGCCCGTACTAAATTCTTCATTTAGACTTTCTTCAGCACAGATATTATCAAGTTCGAGAATGGCGAGGTTTTTTCGCAGGTCGCTCTGGAGCGGTTCCTCCAGGTCACGCTGCCCCTCATGTTTCTGACGTTCTTTTCCGCCGGGCTATGGTTCTGGATGGAGTGGCGTAAACGCGCCCACAGATCCCGTCGATTCAAGATTGAATATTCCGATATATTCCCacaagacgaagaaaaaGTTTGATGGCTAGACCATCACTCAGATGGAGTGTTATTACTTTCAATATCGACAGCATACATAAAGTGTAACCAGTACACGACATTCTTTTGTGTATTGAACTCTCCTTATTCAGCAAAGCATGTACAGGTATGAGAGTAGCATTTTCAAAGCCGGAGTCAGCAAACGCTCAtcaagggagggaggaagacaAGGAGGGAAACCAAGATGCTGAGCATTCGGTTCGGACAGGGCTTTCATTCGCTTGCAAACATGTTAAAACACCAGACTTAAATGCCATGGATGAGGTACTAAGGATAATTGAATTATTGATTTAAAAGAACCACCTGCTATATCAATTGTGCACAGCAACAACAAGCTTAGTCTCCTTGATTGTGAAACACGACTTACTCATGCAGCACTGGGCTGAGCACAACTGCGACGATAATGCAATGAGCTACGAAGGCCATGTTTGATATTCCAAGAGAAAACCCATCCATTGGTAGAACTTGAATCATCTTGCGAGGTCTCTACCAACCTAAGAAGTTGCAGGGCTTAGACACAGTCAATCAAATGTTTGTTGCTCTCACAACTTGTAACTCTTGGGCAACCGACGATTCCCTCACAAGCTTCACAAGCCTTGACCTAGGTACTCCTAggcccttgatccaggcttATAATATATGCTCTTCGAAATTCTTTGGGAAGGATGCCGTTAATCTTGTTTTAATACTTGACTTGTATTCACCACGGCTTACTGGCTCAGGCCTAAGTTCTTTTGACACTAATTAAGTCTGAACATCTCCATCGACTTCTCTTCATTGGCATACAGCTAATTATGTCTCCATGTGCTCCCAGACCTCTGCGAAGCAGGACCACCCTGCAAACCAGTCTCCCTCTACGCCTTGTTGAAGAAGTCGATAACGGCCTTGGTGAACTGGGCCGGGTCCTGCATGGGCGCGAAGTGGCTCACGCCCTTGAGGATCGTGACGCTGCTGCCGGGGATGGCCTTGTTCAGGATGCCGGGGACGTCGCGgttgacggcctcctcgtgCTCGGCACCGGCGATCATGACCCGCTTGCCGTCGATGCCCGCGAGCTGCGCGGCCGTGAACTGCGGCAGCGTGCCCTCCATCGTCGCGACCTTTGTCGCGAAGGCCGTGAAGTCGACGCCCGGCTGCAGCGAGGCGTACTCGGTGCGGCAGCGGGCCACGAGcgtcgagaagatggccGTGTCGGAGAAGGTGGCGTTGGTCTGCtcgggcctcgacgaggcgccgaagacgaaggcCTTGTTGATGGGCTTGGCGGTGACCGGGTTGATGAGCGCCGCGAGCGTcgtgatgccgccgtcggacCAGCCCACGACGTTGTATTGGGGcacgccggcgccctcgagcagggcgTGGATGTCGGCGGCCATCTGGTCGTAGGTGAAGACGTCGTTGGCGTTGTACGTCGTgcggccgtggccgcggcggtcgacggcgatgacgtagtggccggcgtcgatgaggCGGGTGATGACGGAGCCGAAGTAGCCCGAGAAGCCCAGGCCGCCGTGGTCCATGACGATGggcacgccgccggccttctcgttGTACTTTTGGAACCACATCTGGATGCCGTTGATCGGCGTCTTGACCGTCGAGATGGGCTTCGGCAGCTCCGGCGTTGGCGGGAGGACTTGCCAGGCCGGCGTGTTTTGGCGGACGGCCAAGCCCGAGACggacccggcgacggcggcgacggcgaggagggcgttGAAGTGCATTTTTCTTTTCAAATCTCCAAGAAAATCAGAACGAATGTGGTGGGTTGAGTGAGAGACAGAAAAGCGAGAGTTATGgaaaaacacacacacacaaataGCGAAAGActgtgagtgagtgagagcaAGGAGAGTCAAGAAAGTCCCAGGGCAGAAACAACAGTGTAATTAAATACAGCAACCCATCTCACCACCCTCCTCCCGTGGCccattttcttcttctcctccttcggCCCCGCGCGCGTACCGAAGGGCTGGAACTGGGTTAATTGCCATTGTTTACACAGACCGGGTGaaccccccctctcccctctccccctttcGCAGCGGAGCCGAAAATCCGGAAATAGGAGGTCCTGCCAAGGGTCACGACTCGAGAGAACCCCGGTTTAGAGTTTGCGCGGCTTTCGCCCTCCCCGTTTTGTCGGCCACGCTGGGTTATTTACCTCATTAACTGGTTATTGACTGCGGACCTCGTTAAGCCCGGCGGTCCCGggagcccccccccccccccccattctcGGGTTTACAAAGAGCACCTCGATCAACCAACTCCACGGCAACGGGACTATCGAAACTGGAAACTCAAAGTTGCGGAGAAGACGAAGTGGCTTGAACGGCTCGGACGGCAGCCATCGACTGATTGTTCATGAGAGGCGGCCAAAAAACTCCTTCATGGAGTCGTGACAACATACTGATTACTATAAACTCCGGGAGGAATTGGACATCTCCTTCCCCGTCCCAAAGTCCCAAACGGATGGCTCCGGATGCCCTCGGGAGGAGCCGACTGCACGTCGGTTTGGCACATGGGACGGCAGGGGTGGCCTGCTTCGAGCTGCGTCTGGAATTGAGGGGACCTGGCTATATCGCAATGCATTATTCAAGTCAGCTCATCCAGGGACCCTCAGCGTCACATTTATCTTGAAGCCTGAGCCTAACTTGCAATATCGACACTACTAGCATACATGCCTCCGAGAGACGGCAGTTCGATCGGAGCCTACTAATGGAAAGGTTGCGAGTAAGCGACTTCGGGGCGCTCTGGGTTCCCGAGACCGAAAACATCGAAGCCAAATCCGATGGTTGGATTCTGCCAAACAGAATATGACTGGTCTTGTTTTCAACGGAGCAAAAAACAACATTATCCAAGGGGGCGTTGATGCAGCTCTACTCTATACTACCGGTTCAGTCCTCGCGTTGGGCCGTGCTCAATTACCATTCCCTTGTCCAGACGGATGAAGTAGTTGGCGTCCTGGACAGCCTCCAGCCGGTGGGCAATCGTGATGACGGTGCTCGTGGTCAGCTCATTTCTCAAGACCTCTTGCACCCTCGCGGCCGTCTCCTTGTCAATCGAGGCAgtggcctcgtccagcacCACAATCGGGCTCCTTCTCAGGACAGCCCGACCGATGCCGACCAGTTGGCGTTGTCCCTGGCTCAGATTCTTCCCGCCGCCTTCGACGCGTGAGTAAAGGTCCCAGCCGGGTCCCAGCACACGGtgcaagacgacgacgcacTCGGTGTCGGTGTACTGGTGCAACGGGTCCAGGTTGTCCCGCAAGGTTCCGGGAAACAGCACCGGATCCTGCGCGACGAAGCTCACGCGCTGCCGCCACACATGAACATCCACGTCGGATAGCCTGTAGCTGCCGATGCGAATAGACCCCTCGGAAGGATGGATCGtcgcgaggagggcgagggcgagcgtGGACTTACCAGACCCTGTCCTGCCCAAGACCGCGCAGGTCGAACCGCCAGGAATAGTGAACGAGGCTTCCGATACGGATGGCTCAAGGTGAGGTGCGTACTTGAGCGTCACATTGTCAAATGTGACATCGTCCGAGTGGTGAGGCCAGTTGAGGGGGGGTGTGAGCTCGCCACAAGGTTCCTCGGGGATGTCTAGAAGCTCAATGACGCGCTCGACAGAGACGAAATCCATCTGCAGGGTGCCATACTGCTTGCAGAGGTTATGGGTAGCCTCGACGAAGGCCGAAGCGGTGGTCAAGACGAAAGCAGTCAGGCCAGGTGATAGACCCTTGTAGAGCGCGAGCAGCGTGAGAGCAAAGGTGGAAATGGCCGACAGCGCGTCGAACCTGTACATGAGCCAGGCTTGGAGGCTCCAGTAGAAGTGGTCCATCTTCTGGAAGGCAtcggtgacgacgatgttCATGTTTTGGAAGTGGTGCTGCGCCTTGAACGCGCGAATGGTGGCCAATCCATCGAGCAAGATACCAAAGTTGGACATGAGCGGGCTTAGCGACACCATCTCCAGTCTCCGCAAGCTTTGAGAGGTGGGCAAAAAGCGCATGAAGATGTAGACGAACCACAGGGTCATGccgacggagaagacgaggaacaGAGGCGTGACAGAGGCGATGACAACCATGCTGGAGAACCAGGTGATGGACTGGGCGGCAACCTCGCGCAACGGCCGCATGATGCCTCCATCGATCATGCCAATGTCGGAGACAAGGCGGTTCATCAAGCGTCCCACAGGGGTGACGTCGTAGAACCGGAAGGTTGCTTTGCTGACTTTGGTGATGACCCTCTTGAACAGGTCCCTTGCCGCCGTGATGATCATGAGCAGGGTGAGGCCTTCCGACAATGTGTAGATGGTAGCCTGAGCAACAGCAATTGCTAGATAGACCCACAACCAAGGGCGAAGATCGGTGTCTGGATCCGGGAGCCCCCCAAAGAGATTCGAGAAGTCTACGCCGCTCGATGCTTCTTGTGTCGAGGTCTTATGTTTGTAAGCCTCGCCCCAGGCTTTGAGGAACCAGTAGTTGAGCAGGCTGCCCAGCCTGAACAGGCCAAAGACCAGGAGGAGAACTGTCCACCACTTGAGCTTGCCGGCTTTGATGTAGGTCCAATAAACCGACAGCATTACGCCTCCGTGAGCACGatgctcctcctcgatgaACTTGGACGGCATGGCGGCGTCTTGCTGCTCCTCGAGTGTGTGCTCAGGCTCGTCGTGGTGTGCCGccgtgtcgtcgtcttccgagAGAAATTTGGCTACTTCCGCTGCTGCCTCTTTCGAGTTCAAGACGCGGGCAGTGCCGTCGGCAATTTCCACCATCTGGCCAGCCAAGTGGAGGCAAAGGTCAACTCTGTGAGTGACTAGGACCACAGTACGGCCTTCCACCAACGGACCCTGCAGAAGCTTCTTCACGATGGATTCGGCGGTGTTGTGGTCCAGCGCGGCAAGGGGATCATCCAGAAGCAGCACGCGAGACTGGCTATATACCGCGCGGGCCAAAGCAACACGCGCTCTCTGGCCACCCGACAGGCCGATGCCGTTCTCTCCCATGTCTGACAGGTCGCCGTGTTTGAAGTTGGCCAGATCCGGGAGTAGCGCACAAGCATCCAACGTCTGGGTGTATCTAGTGGGGTCGAAGGGTGCTGAGAAGAGGATGTTGTCGCGGATGCTCATGTGTTGCAGCCAAGGGCTTTGAGCGCAGTATCCGATGGGCTCGGTTGGGATGATGACATCGCCCACTTGCCGATCGAGTTCTCCAAGGATCGCCTGCAACAACGCCGTTTTACCGGAGCCAACCTTGCCGAAAACGACAGTGAGGCCTTGGGGgaagccgacgtcgaggttaGTCAACACCGGCTGCTCGTATCCGGGCCACGCGAACGTCGCCTTGGTAAACTTGATGTCATTTGTGAGGTGGTCTGAGTAGACGCCTTCCTTGTCTGGTTCGCTCATGAATTCCTCAATGCGGCCCATGGCGATGGACGCGTTCAGAAGGACGGTGATCAGGCTGGGCAGCTCTTTGAAGCTGGTCTCTAGCAAGGTGAAGAGAGATAGAGCAGGGAACGCCACATCAACCGTGAGAGTCCTGCCGGCGATGAAGGTGTAGGCGAAGAACGTGGCCACCGGGAACAGGGTACCGGAAGTGATGTTGAGGGTAGAGATGGCGATGCTCCACAGGCCCGTTACAACTCTGGTGCTCAGCTCGTGTCGTCGAGTGACCATGATACTATCGAGCCACTTTGATTGCCAGTCGTACCACCGAAGGTGCCGAATACCCTCAACAAACTGGGATGTGGACTGCAATCTCGCATCAGTTGCAGCCCTGCGTACGCGTTCGTTCTTGAGAAGCTGGGTGATGAAGATGGTGTTCAGCATCTGGGCAAGCATGACGCAGGCCATTCCGAACATGCAGGAATAGCCGAGGAGTTGCCACACGAGGATGAATGAGAAGATGAACTGAAGTGGTTTCGTAACTAGAGAGGGAAATTCCCAGAACCGCTGGGCAACTTCGTAGACATCATTCCTCATAAGGTTGAGGATCTTTC belongs to Colletotrichum higginsianum IMI 349063 chromosome 5, whole genome shotgun sequence and includes:
- a CDS encoding ABC transporter gives rise to the protein MDGSENFEADSLPRGGLSFYSYVALQDVLGGPHLPPPSSHAASENATLTTLARFNASKIMDITNIVRASIAASLLCLLFVRPLLRKRPAWCRGFAQESLYSEVVRPSLKKPWTFWTVYLFAVALAGLIEAILSVVAPPRRHLYLLDLVPWIAAVLITAVDRPTKTPKTLLFLYVVILACGVVSTAFSYRLHRLVPTLILADPVVGLAGIVGIVAMPMRDPSLTDSDIAREEPTDELRSPEDNLSLWRFMTVSWMAPMIARGYEKQLHNEDVWQLPFDFQHERLHSLFRDLRGSMTTKLFSANGLDLIIQSLLGLIECAAALSVPMLLQQLLRAIQSGPNNIEVSVLYAIAILAVRLLACQAAVFQLWFSRRCYERSRGEMITTIYAKTLSRKHFGQPAGEKVSDTDNEEDDDDDDDEDGEGADANAAGTTDNDERIGRVSRFLGWLRRDNSTRPKYQRLRKPKAQRQPATTGKILNLMRNDVYEVAQRFWEFPSLVTKPLQFIFSFILVWQLLGYSCMFGMACVMLAQMLNTIFITQLLKNERVRRAATDARLQSTSQFVEGIRHLRWYDWQSKWLDSIMVTRRHELSTRVVTGLWSIAISTLNITSGTLFPVATFFAYTFIAGRTLTVDVAFPALSLFTLLETSFKELPSLITVLLNASIAMGRIEEFMSEPDKEGVYSDHLTNDIKFTKATFAWPGYEQPVLTNLDVGFPQGLTVVFGKVGSGKTALLQAILGELDRQVGDVIIPTEPIGYCAQSPWLQHMSIRDNILFSAPFDPTRYTQTLDACALLPDLANFKHGDLSDMGENGIGLSGGQRARVALARAVYSQSRVLLLDDPLAALDHNTAESIVKKLLQGPLVEGRTVVLVTHRVDLCLHLAGQMVEIADGTARVLNSKEAAAEVAKFLSEDDDTAAHHDEPEHTLEEQQDAAMPSKFIEEEHRAHGGVMLSVYWTYIKAGKLKWWTVLLLVFGLFRLGSLLNYWFLKAWGEAYKHKTSTQEASSGVDFSNLFGGLPDPDTDLRPWLWVYLAIAVAQATIYTLSEGLTLLMIITAARDLFKRVITKVSKATFRFYDVTPVGRLMNRLVSDIGMIDGGIMRPLREVAAQSITWFSSMVVIASVTPLFLVFSVGMTLWFVYIFMRFLPTSQSLRRLEMVSLSPLMSNFGILLDGLATIRAFKAQHHFQNMNIVVTDAFQKMDHFYWSLQAWLMYRFDALSAISTFALTLLALYKGLSPGLTAFVLTTASAFVEATHNLCKQYGTLQMDFVSVERVIELLDIPEEPCGELTPPLNWPHHSDDVTFDNVTLKYAPHLEPSVSEASFTIPGGSTCAVLGRTGSGKSTLALALLATIHPSEGSIRIGSYRLSDVDVHVWRQRVSFVAQDPVLFPGTLRDNLDPLHQYTDTECVVVLHRVLGPGWDLYSRVEGGGKNLSQGQRQLVGIGRAVLRRSPIVVLDEATASIDKETAARVQEVLRNELTTSTVITIAHRLEAVQDANYFIRLDKGMVIEHGPTRGLNR
- a CDS encoding Alpha beta hydrolase fold-containing protein — protein: MHFNALLAVAAVAGSVSGLAVRQNTPAWQVLPPTPELPKPISTVKTPINGIQMWFQKYNEKAGGVPIVMDHGGLGFSGYFGSVITRLIDAGHYVIAVDRRGHGRTTYNANDVFTYDQMAADIHALLEGAGVPQYNVVGWSDGGITTLAALINPVTAKPINKAFVFGASSRPEQTNATFSDTAIFSTLVARCRTEYASLQPGVDFTAFATKVATMEGTLPQFTAAQLAGIDGKRVMIAGAEHEEAVNRDVPGILNKAIPGSSVTILKGVSHFAPMQDPAQFTKAVIDFFNKA
- a CDS encoding Fungal specific transcription factor domain-containing protein, whose protein sequence is MDSETGVSNKEYTVLFFPSLTAARFQRPSMMASVSDLRTLYPSFDQNPTQYLATTSHGRSARDRLVKCMGDLFVADREKHNIPVRDISAAGKVDKYNIPNDDKLKKTLGGVPTSGTSNISTEDITSPFNPDAKCRFVHLCAETTVGRLELNIRMLLRLVTFYQVMPQFLDFLHVYASRHSRDRELRFSGFRTDKTLTDPVDGAMIPELGRSGRRYQLCFNLKTVSPKDGGDWKIRQAVFHHQFDLGQGTQLWIIGDPHATLKKRIVDLFPEWNLYPTSFSTVQQGFATSLEVNLDFAQWATSEWRWHILFLEERAEELTKPARIREKVHIEKLEPESLSDVQKWEEKTNDTIMAMESNVNIMRLQQKFYQDLVKDDNFPQREQEKCRKNVECYVSHLEELICETQMQITRANILVKTVGDRKTILIQHLQTQNAIIASKLTATMYEQADRSAVETIAVRIVTIVTLIYLPATFSSTFFSTDIIKFENGEVFSQVALERFLQVTLPLMFLTFFSAGLWFWMEWRKRAHRSRRFKIEYSDIFPQDEEKV